The proteins below come from a single Micropterus dolomieu isolate WLL.071019.BEF.003 ecotype Adirondacks linkage group LG05, ASM2129224v1, whole genome shotgun sequence genomic window:
- the LOC123970625 gene encoding ras-related protein Rab-11B-like isoform X1: MKSLPFSTARDQQCPLTPLQVVLIGDSGVGKSNLLSRFTRNEFNLESKSTIGVEFATRSIQVDGKTIKAQIWDTAGQERYRAITSAYYRGAVGALLVYDIAKHLTYENVERWLKELRDHADNNIVIMLVGNKSDLRHLRAVPTDEARAFAEKNTLSFLETSALDSTNVEEAFKSILSEIYRIVSQKQIPDRSAHDESPGNNVVDISLPPTMDGQRGSKLPCCQSL; encoded by the exons ATGAAGTCACTGCCTTTTAGCACAGCCAGAGACCAGCAGTGTCCATTAACACCATTACAGG TCGTACTAATCGGAGACTCAGGAGTGGGGAAGAGTAACCTTCTGTCCCGTTTCACAAGAAATGAGTTCAACCTGGAGAGCAAGAGCACCATTGGGGTGGAGTTCGCCACCCGCAGCATCCAGGTGGATGGGAAGACCATAAAGGCTCAAATTTGGGACACAGCTGGACAGGAACGCTACAGAGCAATCACCTCAGc GTATTACCGGGGTGCTGTTGGGGCTCTGCTAGTCTACGACATCGCCAAGCACCTGACGTATGAGAACGTTGAACGCTGGTTGAAGGAGCTGAGGGATCACGCTGACAACAACATTGTCATCATGCTGGTTGGAAACAAGAGCGACCTCCGACACCTCAGGGCAGTGCCCACTGATGAGGCTCGGGCCTTTGCAG AAAAGAACACTCTCTCATTCCTTGAAACCTCCGCCTTGGACTCCACTAATGTAGAAGAAGCCTTTAAGAGCATTCTCTCAG AAATCTACCGTATTGTATCTCAGAAGCAAATACCGGACAGATCTGCACACGATGAGTCTCCAGGAAACAATGTAGTGGACATAAGCCTCCCCCCAACCATGGACGGGCAGCGGGGCAGCAAACTCCCTTGCTGCCAAAGCCTGTGA
- the LOC123970624 gene encoding E3 ubiquitin-protein ligase MARCHF2-like isoform X2, translating into MTTGGCCHLPGSLCDCASSTGLWKNVEEAGGDGCPALYVTQVTAIDGRLLSSVLKPVGTQSDGPICRICHEGGSSEGLLSPCDCTGTLGTVHKSCLEKWLSSSNTSYCELCHTEFSIERRPRPLTEWLRDPGPRNEKRTLFCDMVCFLFITPLAAISGWLCLRGAQDHLQLGSWLQAVGLIALTIALFTIYVLWTLVSFRYHCQLYSEWRRTNQKVRLLIPEAKESNSSQHSLLSTKLMKKSASESIV; encoded by the exons ATGACGACAGGGGGGTGTTGCCACCTGCCCGGATCTCTGTGCGACTGTGCGAGCAGCACTGGCCTGTGGAAGAACGTGGAGGAAGCAGGTGGTGACGGGTGCCCGGCGCTCTACGTCACCCAGGTCACAGCCATAGATGGACGGCTGCTCTCCTCCGTGCTCAAACCCGTCGGCACACAAAG TGATGGTCCCATCTGCCGTATTTGCCACGAAGGAGGCAGCAGTGAGGGCCTCCTGTCTCCGTGTGACTGCACAGGCACCCTGGGCACGGTGCACAAGAGCTGCTTGGAGAAGTGGCTGTCGTCTTCCAACACCAGCTACTGTGAGCTCTGCCACACAGAGTTCAGCATCGAGCGCCGACCGAGGCCTCTCACAGAG TGGCTGCGGGACCCTGGCCCTCGTAATGAGAAGAGGACGTTGTTCTGTGACATGGTTTGCTTCCTGTTTATCACGCCCTTAGCAGCCATTTCAGGCTGGCTGTGCCTGAGAGGCGCTCAGGACCATCTTCAGCTGGGGAGCTGGCTGCAGGCCGTGGGCCTCATAGCCCTCACCATCGCCCTCTTCACCATCTATGTCCTGTGGACCCTG GTATCTTTCCGCTACCACTGTCAGCTGTATTCTGAGTGGAGAAGAACAAATCAGAAAGTGCGACTGCTCATTCCTGAAGCAAAGGAGTCTAACTCTTCCCAGCATTCCTTGCTCTCTACCAAACTGATGAAGAAGTCCGCCAGTGAGAGCATTGTATGA
- the LOC123970625 gene encoding ras-related protein Rab-11B-like isoform X2, giving the protein MGTRDDEYDYLFKVVLIGDSGVGKSNLLSRFTRNEFNLESKSTIGVEFATRSIQVDGKTIKAQIWDTAGQERYRAITSAYYRGAVGALLVYDIAKHLTYENVERWLKELRDHADNNIVIMLVGNKSDLRHLRAVPTDEARAFAEKNTLSFLETSALDSTNVEEAFKSILSEIYRIVSQKQIPDRSAHDESPGNNVVDISLPPTMDGQRGSKLPCCQSL; this is encoded by the exons ATGGGTACCCGAGATGATGAATACGACTACTTGTTCAAAG TCGTACTAATCGGAGACTCAGGAGTGGGGAAGAGTAACCTTCTGTCCCGTTTCACAAGAAATGAGTTCAACCTGGAGAGCAAGAGCACCATTGGGGTGGAGTTCGCCACCCGCAGCATCCAGGTGGATGGGAAGACCATAAAGGCTCAAATTTGGGACACAGCTGGACAGGAACGCTACAGAGCAATCACCTCAGc GTATTACCGGGGTGCTGTTGGGGCTCTGCTAGTCTACGACATCGCCAAGCACCTGACGTATGAGAACGTTGAACGCTGGTTGAAGGAGCTGAGGGATCACGCTGACAACAACATTGTCATCATGCTGGTTGGAAACAAGAGCGACCTCCGACACCTCAGGGCAGTGCCCACTGATGAGGCTCGGGCCTTTGCAG AAAAGAACACTCTCTCATTCCTTGAAACCTCCGCCTTGGACTCCACTAATGTAGAAGAAGCCTTTAAGAGCATTCTCTCAG AAATCTACCGTATTGTATCTCAGAAGCAAATACCGGACAGATCTGCACACGATGAGTCTCCAGGAAACAATGTAGTGGACATAAGCCTCCCCCCAACCATGGACGGGCAGCGGGGCAGCAAACTCCCTTGCTGCCAAAGCCTGTGA
- the LOC123970624 gene encoding E3 ubiquitin-protein ligase MARCHF2-like isoform X1 — protein sequence MTTGGCCHLPGSLCDCASSTGLWKNVEEAGGDGCPALYVTQVTAIDGRLLSSVLKPVGTQSDGPICRICHEGGSSEGLLSPCDCTGTLGTVHKSCLEKWLSSSNTSYCELCHTEFSIERRPRPLTEVTKWLRDPGPRNEKRTLFCDMVCFLFITPLAAISGWLCLRGAQDHLQLGSWLQAVGLIALTIALFTIYVLWTLVSFRYHCQLYSEWRRTNQKVRLLIPEAKESNSSQHSLLSTKLMKKSASESIV from the exons ATGACGACAGGGGGGTGTTGCCACCTGCCCGGATCTCTGTGCGACTGTGCGAGCAGCACTGGCCTGTGGAAGAACGTGGAGGAAGCAGGTGGTGACGGGTGCCCGGCGCTCTACGTCACCCAGGTCACAGCCATAGATGGACGGCTGCTCTCCTCCGTGCTCAAACCCGTCGGCACACAAAG TGATGGTCCCATCTGCCGTATTTGCCACGAAGGAGGCAGCAGTGAGGGCCTCCTGTCTCCGTGTGACTGCACAGGCACCCTGGGCACGGTGCACAAGAGCTGCTTGGAGAAGTGGCTGTCGTCTTCCAACACCAGCTACTGTGAGCTCTGCCACACAGAGTTCAGCATCGAGCGCCGACCGAGGCCTCTCACAGAGGTAACAAAG TGGCTGCGGGACCCTGGCCCTCGTAATGAGAAGAGGACGTTGTTCTGTGACATGGTTTGCTTCCTGTTTATCACGCCCTTAGCAGCCATTTCAGGCTGGCTGTGCCTGAGAGGCGCTCAGGACCATCTTCAGCTGGGGAGCTGGCTGCAGGCCGTGGGCCTCATAGCCCTCACCATCGCCCTCTTCACCATCTATGTCCTGTGGACCCTG GTATCTTTCCGCTACCACTGTCAGCTGTATTCTGAGTGGAGAAGAACAAATCAGAAAGTGCGACTGCTCATTCCTGAAGCAAAGGAGTCTAACTCTTCCCAGCATTCCTTGCTCTCTACCAAACTGATGAAGAAGTCCGCCAGTGAGAGCATTGTATGA